The sequence below is a genomic window from Rhinolophus sinicus isolate RSC01 chromosome X, ASM3656204v1, whole genome shotgun sequence.
GAAATTCCCGCTGGTCATCATCCAGGAGGCTGTTGGTGTTGGTGCCCAAGCTCATGTCGCTCCAGCCTGGGCTGCTTTCCTTCCCCAAAGCCCAGTCTCCAGAAAGTCCCTTCTGACTTGGCATCTTCATTGAGGCTCCAGGGCCATCACGTTGGATACACTCAGCCAATGTCTTCCCTGTGGAAGATATGCTGTTGATTTGACCTCCCCCACGGCCAATGCCAACTTGCATTTTCTCTCCATTGATTGCAGCCAtgtatttccctttctttgttgACTTAGGGACCTGGCGGGAAGTTTTACCAGATGGCTTTTCAGTCCCTTTGTTGGTGGCTTTGGGGGATTTTTTCCTGGTATTTTTCTGAGACGAGCTTTGGTTCATAGCCCCACTCTTGCTGGGtgaacttttctttcttgattttggCACTTTGTTGTTCGCATTCATTTGACCAGATGGATCATTAAACGTTGACAAGCAAGGGTTTTTTTGGAGTAGACTGACAGAATCTTCATCATTGAACATATGGAACTGAAACTGATGgttatttaaagaaaatccaTCTTCCACTTGGCCTTGCTGTGAAAGAGTACTGCAGTCCCACTTGATCTTGTCCATATTGCCCAGTGGTCCTGGGACACCCTCTTGGAACCCCTTCAGTGTTCCTAGTGTCTTGACACTCTCACATCTGGAAATTTGAGGGGAAAGACTGGGGGTGTCAGGTGGGGACATCTCTGAGAGGGAAGAATGGCGGAATTTGTCAGGAGTGAAGTTGGATATATCCAGGAGGTCAGTGGATTCCTTTAGCGGTGCTATTTCATCAATGCTCTGCTGGATCACAAGCTTGGGGCTGCAGTGGGCCAGGAAGTCATCAGTGatgtcatcatcaccatctttTTCACAGGACTTCAAACTTAAGGAGCAATAATTGCTTGAGTTGACAGAGAGTGGTGCCATAGAATCAAAGCTAAAGAGTCGACCATCATCCATATTGACTGGGCCATGCTGGAAAGGAAAGCAGATCTCCCCATGATTAAAGTGACATAATTGATAAGAGTCATCAGCTGACAGTTGAGTGTCTTGCACAGAGGTATATAGGACCTTGTTGCAACTACTGCCACCACTATTGAGGCTGACTGGATTGTATGTGGTAGCTGTGAGGTTATTTTCCATGGACACTACTTGGGAGACTCCAAATTCACTGGATTGGGTTGGAGCTGTCTCTCTGGAGACTTCAGCCATGAATTCCTGGGAACCAGAAGTAGGCTTGTTGGGCCACACACTTCCATAGTTGCTTGATTCTATTTTGAAGTTTTGAGATGATTGCTGCAGCTCAGACTCGGAGGGTGAGGAAAGCACACAGTCCTGGGCACGCTGGAGAGGTACAAAAGATTTTTCCGTTTGAGTGacattgccttcattttgttctGGAGAATGGTGAGTGAAGTATGAGATACCAGTATTATTTGACAAGTCAGAAGCATCTAACAATGTCTGCAGATACCCTCCAGGGATAACAGGTATATTGGTGCCAACATTAGCAGATGATAGAGGCATTTCAGAAGAGCAGGTTGTTGGTAGGAAAGTAGAATTCTTAGCAACCTTCGTTTCATGAAATTCAGATAGATGGGAAGTGTTTGAGGTCCCAGGAATACCTTCATTCTTTAAATTAACCTTGGAGGATTGGTCTTCTGAAACAGGGCTCATTTGAACAACTGGCTTGCTTTCTTGCCCAGCTTTGATTTTCTTAGATTTTAATCTGGCTTcacttttaaatttgattttgttgAGCACTTTCCTCTCTGGCCCCTTAAATTCTGTGTCTTGGGCTTTGACTTTCACTGAGTCAGGGCCTGTGATGTCATTTAAATGTGATCCATTTGGACAGCTGGGGGCAGCCATAGGTGCTGATTTCAACGTACCTTTCAGGCTTCCATCTTCTTTGCGATTACTGGCTTGCCTCTGATCATTGCAGAATGAAACCTGCTTACCGTTTGCTGAAGTTTCCACGGATGGGATTCTTTGAATTCTGTGCCTGCTGCCAAGTTTAGATTTTCGTTTGCGAGCAGGTGGCAGGAATGACACCTCAAAGCTACCTGCTTCAAAGCTTTGCTTTGGGCATAAGTGTGTCTTGTTGGAGTCTGTGCTACTGTCTAcctgcttctttttcttcttctgccagAAGCCCTTCAAGGGGGCCAGCTTGGCATATTTGTTTAGCTGATTCTCACTCAAATTCACTGTTGTTTCACTGGCATCCACCCTACCCAACTTTACCAGCATGTTCTTCTCACCTTTAAAGCGATTGATGATAATATATTTGATAATTACAGGGGGCTCTTTACGggttacttttcttctttttttgggaCACCATTCATCATCGTCTTCCTCTTTGGAACCACCTGGCAGCCATTCCTTTCTCTCATTTACTTTTTCACCCTCTAGTGAGTCAACATCATATAGATAATCTTCACTGTACCTGACTTTTCTCTTGGCTCGTAGCCCATAGTTCTGCTGGGAGGAGGAGCCGCCAGAATTAGTGTCCCGAGCCATGTAGCGGCTACAGTCTTTGATCTCCCCCATGGCATCATAAGAGACCTCAATGAAGGAACTGTCATCACTGAAATTCCCTGAGGCCTCCAAGGAATTGGCAAGATGGCCCTGCTTTGGATTCTTAAATTGCCCTCCCTCAGTCCCAGTGCATGGTTTATTTAAGGCAGATTTTTCTCCAGTCTCCTTTCCATCTTTTTTGTCTACACCTTTGTCTTCCTGtccttcttctttgtctttcttcttgtCCATGTTTTTATCTTCCTCACCCCAGATGATGCTCACATCAGGGACCCTGAATTGGGAAAGATCACTGCTCTGTTTCAGGGCCCCATTCTTAGACTCCCGCTTGGGGCAGGTAGTAAAGACACTGGGGAAAAAGTTGAATTGGGCATCCTCCTGCATCAGGAGGGTGGTCTTGTCTCGAACATTGTCCTGGAAGGACTCATATCGAATTTTCAGGGAGCAGACGTCACTGCCCAGTGTTGACTCATCATCATCGAACATGTAGTTATCCACATCTTCTTCAGAGAACAGGTTGACAGACAACTCATTCTTGGAACAGAGGTCAAGCAGTTCAATCTTACTCTCACTAATGAAAGTCTCAAAGTAACCCCAATCCTGATTGGAATTTGCCAGCAAAGCCTCTTCTGTATTGCACTTATCTAAGAGTAATGCCTCATAATAACTCTTCTGAGCTGGATCCTCCAAGTCGATGTCAGGTTTCTCAGCTTCTCGTCTATCTCCTGCCCTTGATTTGTGTAGGGGGAAGCCGAGGAGCTGGTCTGAGAGCAGCTGCTCTccatatttcatgttttctccaGCATTAATACATTGAATCCCTATATCAGAGACTGCACAAGTTTCATAATCCCTATTGAGATCACCGACTTTTAGACTGATGCCTGGCTCAGGATCTACTGCATCCTTGGATTCCATGAAGCAGCCCAAGCAAGTCCGGCTTGGCTGCATGAGGCAGTCCCCATTCAGAGCAGACATGCCTGCAGGCTCCATTATGGCGAACGGAGCTTTCTCACACTCACTGGGCAGTGACCACGTGTTCAGGCCTTTTGCAACGCCAGATGTGAGGGAGATGGCATTCACAGAAGCGCTATTAGCAGCATGCTCAGGTGCTTCAATCAGGCCCAAAGGAGATGGAGGGCCCTGCATACAAGGCTTCTTAGAGGGCAGAGGCACGAGAGCCCTGGGGTACATCACAGTGTCTTTCTGAACCACTGGTATAGGCTGGATTGGTGCAGCAGCCTCTAGAGCTGTAAATGACTTCATTGCCATATCCTGGTCCTCTGAGTctagagaaaagggggaaaatgaCAGGAGTAAATTGAAAGGTCTTAGACTAGACTAATTAACTCTGTTTCCTTTGATCAGTTTCTGCTCCTTCATCTTACTATATATGCTAAGCGTCAGCATCCCCAGGTtgagaaatggaaatgacaaaGTTAAAGAGCAACTCCAATTTCACACTGAATGCTCATGCTAGTAAAAAAAATGATATCTTTTTCTTCAGATACAGACTTTCCtcagaaatgaggaaagaatTGGAGTGACTGCTGGATCAACTGTAAAGTCAAAGCTTTTAGGGTAAGAAAACGCTCTAATGGTACATTCATGGTTCTGGGCTATGAGGCTCAGTCCTATCCTTCAGGCCTCTGTTCTGGAAGCTCCTACTGAATCTGCATGTCCCAAGCCTCACATCAGAGCATATTTCTAATTCCCTAGGAATTCTGAGGAACTTGCTATATTTTTCCaagtataatgtgcacttttaggcccaaatttgtgagggaaaaataaggatatgcattatatatgggtagtgctaattccgtatctatataaatgtttttacttcttttatttatgcttatgagttaaaagtgtaactctagaaatcaataacaatatctgtatgcaaaataataccctggaatacaatagtCTGTTTTGTggaacttacaatgaacttggGTTCTTGGCCTTCTGGGATGCGTACATATTGTAAATGTGTTACCAGTACATataatttcttgtaccttgtatctgttcttgtgttttgtaattatttgttcaataaaatttcttgtaccattatgctaaaaattaaatgctaaaattcctttataatacaaaaaccaagtacctaaatgtaaacaaacaaaactttgaattaaaaaaaaaaaggttattttccctgaaagtttgggccaaaaacgtgggtgtgcagtatatacagcaaaatatggtaagtaTTCATCTGACAGACATGATTTGGGAGAGCAAAGGGCTTGGATCAGATATGTCTTACAGACCTTTGTAGCCCACTTAGAAATTTGGTTGAATAAAGTTTAGGATTAACCTCAATCTCAGAGGCATCATACACCTAAGCTACCCAAACTTTGTGGATACTAAAAACCTATAACAATAACAAAGGACTACTGGTAGAGatattatatactataattaAATGCACTTACCATTTTCTTTGACCCCATTAATCAGAGTGTTTTCTCCGTTGGCTGAGGCAACAACAGCCTTATCTTGTTGGTTATCCATGAATGGAACCTCTTATTGTTTCATTCCAAGTCCAAAGGCTGTCCAACCTgcacatttcaaatatataatatcagTCATTGAACTtgttttttctctgctttaaGGTTATTTCGCTGGAATTGACTTGTTTGCAGATTGGCTTCATTGCTGCgattgtttttgtttcatattttataccTACCATAGAAGTCAC
It includes:
- the NEXMIF gene encoding neurite extension and migration factor, with the protein product MDNQQDKAVVASANGENTLINGVKENDSEDQDMAMKSFTALEAAAPIQPIPVVQKDTVMYPRALVPLPSKKPCMQGPPSPLGLIEAPEHAANSASVNAISLTSGVAKGLNTWSLPSECEKAPFAIMEPAGMSALNGDCLMQPSRTCLGCFMESKDAVDPEPGISLKVGDLNRDYETCAVSDIGIQCINAGENMKYGEQLLSDQLLGFPLHKSRAGDRREAEKPDIDLEDPAQKSYYEALLLDKCNTEEALLANSNQDWGYFETFISESKIELLDLCSKNELSVNLFSEEDVDNYMFDDDESTLGSDVCSLKIRYESFQDNVRDKTTLLMQEDAQFNFFPSVFTTCPKRESKNGALKQSSDLSQFRVPDVSIIWGEEDKNMDKKKDKEEGQEDKGVDKKDGKETGEKSALNKPCTGTEGGQFKNPKQGHLANSLEASGNFSDDSSFIEVSYDAMGEIKDCSRYMARDTNSGGSSSQQNYGLRAKRKVRYSEDYLYDVDSLEGEKVNERKEWLPGGSKEEDDDEWCPKKRRKVTRKEPPVIIKYIIINRFKGEKNMLVKLGRVDASETTVNLSENQLNKYAKLAPLKGFWQKKKKKQVDSSTDSNKTHLCPKQSFEAGSFEVSFLPPARKRKSKLGSRHRIQRIPSVETSANGKQVSFCNDQRQASNRKEDGSLKGTLKSAPMAAPSCPNGSHLNDITGPDSVKVKAQDTEFKGPERKVLNKIKFKSEARLKSKKIKAGQESKPVVQMSPVSEDQSSKVNLKNEGIPGTSNTSHLSEFHETKVAKNSTFLPTTCSSEMPLSSANVGTNIPVIPGGYLQTLLDASDLSNNTGISYFTHHSPEQNEGNVTQTEKSFVPLQRAQDCVLSSPSESELQQSSQNFKIESSNYGSVWPNKPTSGSQEFMAEVSRETAPTQSSEFGVSQVVSMENNLTATTYNPVSLNSGGSSCNKVLYTSVQDTQLSADDSYQLCHFNHGEICFPFQHGPVNMDDGRLFSFDSMAPLSVNSSNYCSLSLKSCEKDGDDDITDDFLAHCSPKLVIQQSIDEIAPLKESTDLLDISNFTPDKFRHSSLSEMSPPDTPSLSPQISRCESVKTLGTLKGFQEGVPGPLGNMDKIKWDCSTLSQQGQVEDGFSLNNHQFQFHMFNDEDSVSLLQKNPCLSTFNDPSGQMNANNKVPKSRKKSSPSKSGAMNQSSSQKNTRKKSPKATNKGTEKPSGKTSRQVPKSTKKGKYMAAINGEKMQVGIGRGGGQINSISSTGKTLAECIQRDGPGASMKMPSQKGLSGDWALGKESSPGWSDMSLGTNTNSLLDDDQREFQEPSYILSNIASGMADVQRFMMASIEPFWEPMEHHGDPNIVYSPESNSLKLKTLKILAGTPHESKKKVNSGLPGATKNHRSIKGVSKSFGKAAVGDSTHANLPAYNEDSRSAFFDKKYNNLSTLGNSGPTHKKLYRHKSSSKALRDEKCKGKRMEREQVHKDEAGTASFEKLRGSDYSLLKAETAFWVLPV